One stretch of Thalassovita sp. DNA includes these proteins:
- a CDS encoding translocation/assembly module TamB domain-containing protein, giving the protein MRYVLIPLLVAATLTPLPTSAQEDDRGYLEALLEDTLSDAGRKIDIIGFEGALSSVASIERLTIADDQGIWITLEEVELDWKRSALLRGRLEVNKLSAKTLDLSRLPDIPSDGPTPEAQGFALPELPVSVDIAELAITRAALGEPVLGQAIELGLSGAMNLADGAGSTSLDIRRQDGITGEIILTANYINETREAAIDLLLQEDANGLLASKLNLPGTPPVTLRLSGAGPMTNFSASTTLSSDGAERLSGDFSLGLDPVAPERQVFSADLGGDLTPLFAPEYRDFFGTELSLTANGYALNDVVALENMALTSKALSVQGQVTLQDGWPSLIAVEGQLGHGDGRPVLLPVAGAGTRIGSALFQLTHDEAISPDWTLAASLTDFQSPDLRLPETQLRGSGQIIDTRIEGAVDFSAKGLEVAAADLARALGKDLTGATTFSVGQNEALHLKGLNLRGEDYSLTGDLTLSSQAEDGWSILPDVQLNAQDLSRFAGLAGQPLSGAADLAIAGRVSPLAGSFALQFDGGTTDLALAQPLLDPLLKGRADLRLGAARDKTGITLDPLQITAPEMALNGRASLKSLGSSAELSARLRDLSLLQSGLTGPATAELKAEQLTADNWQVTAALNGPEQASLRTDVTLQRPLGNNPAVTGTAAVQFPDLAPYAQLASLPIPLTGGMSLELTGRGEPLQQVFDITATAKSRDIAIGNSIADALMAGETTLQLAAEKSATSPILLRQLDLQGQEVTASLSGSGGFDNADVRYTARLRDMALLGAGISGALSAEGRARMEGSDWRINSQLGGPAGAALQTQGTLAQDFSRADLSVTGAVPLSLANPLIQPRSLRGQANLDLRLAGALGLGAVTGQIRTAGAQLALPTLKQALEDISGSVTLSGGRAALDLTARPAAGGDLRLSGPVSLDAAVNADLSLALRNIVLEDPSLYSTSLSGDLAVNGPLLSGGARISGGMELGQTELRIAANSAPRFASLPGLKHRNEPAEVRRVRRWAGLIETERAAVGPAYGLDLTISAPARVFVRGRGLDAELGGSLRVGGTSQQVIPEGQFDLIRGRMDLLGNRLNLTEGLIQLQGAFDPFLRFVAETTTDAVTAEITIEGPASAPVLRFTSTPDLPEDEVLSLLLFGRDLSTISPLQAVRLAAAIATLSGNGGNLTGGLRQGLALDDLDVTTDEDGATQARIGKYISDNIYTEITADTDGNNRIDLNLQLSPSVTARGRLNSDGETGLGLFIERDY; this is encoded by the coding sequence ATGCGGTATGTGCTGATCCCCCTCTTGGTCGCGGCCACGCTGACACCACTGCCAACCAGCGCGCAGGAAGATGACCGCGGCTATCTGGAAGCGCTGCTGGAAGACACGCTGTCCGACGCCGGGCGTAAGATTGACATCATCGGCTTTGAAGGGGCGCTGTCCTCGGTCGCCAGTATTGAGCGGCTGACCATTGCGGACGATCAGGGGATTTGGATCACCCTCGAAGAGGTGGAGCTTGACTGGAAACGCAGCGCCCTGCTGCGGGGCCGGCTGGAGGTCAACAAGCTGAGTGCCAAAACGCTGGACCTCAGCCGGTTGCCAGACATTCCCAGCGACGGCCCAACACCCGAGGCACAGGGGTTCGCTCTGCCGGAATTGCCGGTCTCTGTTGATATTGCCGAATTGGCTATCACCCGCGCGGCCCTGGGGGAACCGGTTCTGGGTCAGGCGATTGAGCTGGGCCTTTCAGGCGCGATGAACCTGGCCGATGGGGCCGGCAGCACCAGCCTGGACATCCGCCGGCAGGACGGCATCACGGGTGAGATCATCCTCACCGCGAACTACATCAATGAGACCCGCGAAGCGGCGATTGATCTGCTGTTGCAGGAGGATGCCAATGGCCTGCTGGCCAGCAAGTTGAACCTGCCCGGCACACCCCCTGTGACCCTGAGGCTGTCAGGGGCTGGTCCGATGACCAACTTTTCGGCCAGCACCACGCTCAGCAGCGATGGGGCCGAACGGTTAAGCGGGGATTTCAGTCTGGGCCTTGATCCGGTTGCCCCGGAACGGCAGGTCTTCAGCGCAGATCTGGGGGGCGATCTCACGCCGCTCTTTGCGCCTGAGTATCGCGATTTCTTCGGCACGGAGCTGTCGCTCACCGCCAATGGCTATGCCCTGAATGATGTGGTGGCCCTGGAAAACATGGCGCTGACCAGCAAGGCGCTGTCCGTTCAGGGCCAGGTCACGCTGCAGGACGGCTGGCCCAGCCTGATCGCTGTCGAAGGCCAGCTGGGTCACGGCGACGGGCGGCCTGTGTTGCTGCCTGTTGCGGGGGCTGGCACCCGGATTGGCAGCGCGCTGTTCCAGCTGACCCATGATGAGGCGATCAGCCCGGACTGGACCCTGGCCGCCAGCCTGACCGATTTTCAAAGCCCGGACCTGCGCCTGCCCGAAACGCAACTGCGGGGCAGCGGCCAGATCATCGACACCCGGATCGAAGGGGCGGTGGATTTCAGCGCAAAGGGTCTGGAGGTTGCAGCCGCTGACCTGGCCCGCGCGCTCGGCAAGGATCTGACGGGCGCTACCACCTTTTCCGTAGGCCAGAATGAGGCGTTGCACCTCAAGGGGCTCAACCTCAGGGGTGAAGACTACAGCCTGACCGGCGATCTGACCCTGTCTTCGCAGGCAGAGGACGGCTGGTCTATTCTGCCGGACGTGCAGCTGAACGCGCAGGATCTCAGCCGGTTTGCAGGATTGGCGGGGCAACCGCTCTCTGGTGCCGCAGATCTGGCCATTGCGGGGCGGGTCAGCCCGTTGGCGGGCAGTTTCGCACTGCAGTTTGACGGCGGCACCACCGATCTGGCACTGGCGCAGCCGCTGCTTGATCCGCTGCTGAAAGGGCGGGCCGATCTGCGTCTGGGCGCTGCGAGGGACAAGACGGGGATCACACTGGATCCGCTGCAGATCACCGCACCGGAGATGGCGCTGAACGGCCGCGCCTCCCTGAAATCCCTTGGCAGCAGCGCCGAGCTTAGCGCCCGGCTGCGCGATCTCAGCCTGTTGCAATCGGGTCTGACGGGGCCAGCCACGGCGGAGCTGAAAGCCGAACAGCTGACGGCGGACAACTGGCAGGTCACGGCGGCATTGAATGGCCCGGAACAGGCCAGCCTGCGCACGGATGTGACGCTGCAGCGCCCCTTGGGGAACAATCCCGCTGTCACCGGCACTGCCGCCGTGCAATTTCCGGATCTGGCCCCCTATGCGCAGCTTGCCAGCCTGCCCATCCCGCTCACCGGTGGCATGTCGTTGGAGCTGACCGGCCGTGGCGAACCGCTACAGCAGGTGTTTGATATCACCGCGACCGCCAAAAGCCGTGACATTGCGATCGGCAACAGCATCGCGGACGCTTTGATGGCGGGGGAGACCACGCTGCAACTGGCGGCCGAGAAGTCAGCGACCAGCCCGATATTGCTGCGTCAGCTTGATCTGCAAGGACAGGAGGTCACCGCCAGCCTCAGCGGCAGCGGTGGGTTTGACAATGCGGATGTGCGCTACACCGCGCGGCTGCGTGATATGGCGCTGCTGGGGGCCGGCATTTCGGGCGCGCTCAGCGCCGAAGGTCGGGCCCGGATGGAAGGCAGCGACTGGCGCATCAACAGCCAGTTGGGCGGCCCCGCAGGTGCGGCGCTGCAAACGCAGGGCACCCTGGCGCAGGATTTCAGCCGCGCCGACCTCAGCGTCACCGGCGCGGTGCCCCTGAGCCTTGCCAACCCGCTGATCCAACCCCGCAGCCTGCGGGGACAGGCCAATCTGGATCTGCGTCTGGCCGGCGCATTAGGGCTGGGGGCAGTGACGGGCCAGATCCGCACCGCCGGGGCGCAGCTGGCACTGCCGACGTTGAAACAAGCGCTGGAAGATATTTCAGGCAGCGTCACCCTGAGCGGCGGTCGCGCCGCGCTGGATCTGACCGCCCGACCGGCCGCTGGGGGCGATCTGCGCCTGTCCGGTCCGGTGTCGCTGGATGCGGCCGTGAACGCGGACCTGTCGCTGGCCCTGCGCAATATCGTTTTGGAAGATCCCAGCCTCTACAGCACCAGCCTTTCGGGCGATCTGGCTGTGAACGGCCCGCTGCTCAGCGGAGGGGCGCGGATCAGCGGCGGGATGGAGCTGGGCCAGACTGAACTGCGCATCGCGGCCAACTCAGCCCCGCGTTTCGCCAGCCTGCCCGGTTTGAAACATCGCAATGAACCCGCCGAAGTGCGTCGGGTGCGCCGTTGGGCCGGGTTGATTGAGACGGAGAGGGCCGCTGTGGGACCTGCCTATGGGCTGGATCTGACCATTTCCGCCCCAGCCCGGGTCTTTGTGCGCGGTCGTGGGCTGGACGCTGAACTGGGCGGCAGCCTGCGGGTGGGCGGCACCAGCCAGCAGGTGATCCCGGAGGGCCAGTTTGATCTGATCCGTGGCCGGATGGACCTGTTGGGCAACCGGCTGAACCTGACCGAGGGGCTGATCCAGCTGCAGGGTGCCTTTGATCCGTTCCTGCGGTTTGTCGCTGAAACCACCACCGATGCGGTCACGGCTGAAATCACCATCGAGGGCCCGGCCAGCGCCCCTGTGCTGCGTTTCACCTCAACGCCTGATCTGCCGGAAGATGAGGTGCTGTCACTGCTGCTCTTTGGCCGTGACCTCAGCACTATTTCACCGCTGCAGGCGGTGCGCCTGGCCGCCGCCATCGCGACGCTTTCGGGCAATGGGGGCAACCTGACCGGGGGCCTGCGTCAGGGGCTGGCGTTGGATGATCTGGATGTCACCACCGATGAAGACGGCGCGACGCAGGCGCGGATCGGCAAATACATCAGTGACAATATCTATACCGAGATCACCGCCGATACCGATGGCAACAACCGGATTGACCTGAACCTGCAACTGAGCCCCAGCGTGACCGCCCGGGGGCGTCTGAACTCGGACGGGGAAACCGGCCTTGGCCTGTTTATTGAGCGGGACTATTGA
- a CDS encoding carbohydrate ABC transporter permease — translation MSRPSKHRPLFPKQGLDHLILILGSLFMLGPLAVVLLGSLSTAGDPLAAYRRILLTPDLFGNGVNATDMMINSFIVAGGIAGLKTLVSILAAFALVCFNLRHRDLIFGLILLPLFFPIETRILPTFLVTSQMGLVNSYGGMILPVVASGLGVLIFRQSLNQIPAELMEAARLDGAGPLRYLFDILLPVSLPMIAALFTILFVLGWNQYLWPLMVATTSEEHYTLVRGIERVGAGSSSGQAFAMLAMLPPLVLMLFTQRWITRGLTLSWK, via the coding sequence ATGTCCCGCCCTTCCAAACATCGCCCTTTGTTTCCCAAACAGGGTCTGGACCATCTGATCCTGATCCTCGGCAGCCTGTTCATGCTGGGCCCGCTGGCTGTGGTGCTGCTTGGCTCCCTCAGTACGGCAGGTGATCCGCTGGCGGCCTATCGGCGGATCCTGTTGACCCCAGACCTCTTTGGCAATGGCGTCAATGCCACCGATATGATGATCAACTCCTTCATTGTTGCGGGCGGCATCGCGGGGCTGAAAACGCTGGTCTCCATTCTGGCGGCGTTTGCGCTGGTCTGTTTCAATCTGAGGCACCGCGATCTGATCTTTGGCCTGATCCTGCTGCCGTTGTTTTTCCCGATTGAGACCCGGATTCTGCCGACCTTTCTGGTGACCAGCCAGATGGGATTGGTAAATTCCTACGGTGGGATGATCCTGCCGGTGGTGGCCTCGGGGTTGGGGGTGCTGATCTTCCGCCAGAGCCTCAATCAGATCCCGGCCGAGCTGATGGAGGCCGCGCGCCTCGATGGGGCGGGGCCGCTGCGCTACCTCTTTGACATTCTGCTGCCGGTGTCCCTGCCGATGATCGCGGCGCTGTTTACCATTCTGTTTGTGCTGGGCTGGAACCAATACCTCTGGCCGCTGATGGTGGCGACCACCAGCGAGGAGCACTACACGCTGGTGCGCGGGATTGAACGGGTTGGGGCCGGATCCAGCTCGGGCCAGGCCTTTGCGATGCTGGCGATGCTGCCGCCGCTGGTGCTGATGCTGTTTACCCAACGTTGGATCACCCGCGGGCTGACCCTCAGCTGGAAATAG
- a CDS encoding error-prone DNA polymerase has product MTPTAPNTADRQTTRALPVPPYAELAVTSNFTFLTGASHPEELVTRAAELGLEAIAVTDRNSLAGVVRAWSALKELKRAQEETQQEEAIQIRSEHRVDQCSRQEIGPRNPIPVPVQDAPALPRLIVGSRLVLRDCILDWIALPRSLPAYGRLSRLLTLGKRRAEKGECHLDLEDVLAAGEDMIFIALPPKDQPLAQASRPLKRMARQFPGHVYLGAAPRYDGSDQMWFDRCARLAHHCATPMVAVGDVLMHHGSRRQLADVLTCMREHITIDEIGTRALPNSERRLKGAADMARLYRRHPAAIRRAVEIANRCTFDLSELSYSYPDEVSDSGEAPQDRLARLATEGLQRRYPTGVPDHVTALKDKELRMVGKLGFAAYFLTVHDIVAYARSLDILCQGRGSAANSVLCYALGITDVGPDTITMVFERFISEHRGEPPDIDVDFEHERREEVIQHIYEKYGRERAGLCATVIHFRSRAAIREVGKVMGLSQDVTAGLSSQIWGMSGKGPDPDRMQELGLDLQDLRLRQTVRLIGEVIGFPRHLSQHVGGFVITRGRLDELCPIENAAMEDRTCIEWDKDDIDALGILKIDVLSLGMLTCIRKSFDLLRSHEGQKLAIASVPQEDPATYDMLCIADAIGVFQVESRAQMNFLPRMRPRTFYDLVIEVAIVRPGPIQGDMVHPYINRRQGREQVSFPSEALREVLGKTLGVPLFQEQAMQIAVVAAGFTAEEADRLRRSLATFRRMGTIGTFRDRFVNGMLERGYEEAFALQCFGQIEGFGEYGFPESHAAAFAMLAYVSAWLKRHHPAIFACALLNSQPMGFYAPAQIVRDAREHQIEVRPICVNNSDWDNTLERRPDGALALRLGFRQIKGLKEEDAGWIVAARGNGYPDPQSLWLRAGIKPATLERLAEADGFAAMGLNRRDALWQVKTIRSPAPLPLFNDPFDGEGIVEPHVELPQMHLGEEVVEDYVTTRLSLKAHPMELIRPDLPGLTLHSDLHRAPLGKCTVCGLVITRQRPGTASGVIFLTLEDETGVSNVIVWPKMYEQFRAVVMGGRLLRVSGHLQREGIVTHLIAHHISDESHRLTALGHPLAPDIGETLPQADDAPRPPRRSAGKPPRSGARHPREQAKRLFPSRDFH; this is encoded by the coding sequence ATGACGCCCACCGCCCCAAATACAGCAGACCGCCAGACCACCCGCGCCCTGCCGGTGCCGCCCTATGCAGAACTGGCGGTGACCTCAAACTTCACTTTCCTCACCGGTGCCTCCCACCCCGAGGAGCTGGTCACCCGCGCCGCCGAACTGGGGCTGGAGGCAATTGCCGTCACCGACCGCAACTCACTGGCCGGTGTGGTGCGGGCCTGGTCCGCGTTGAAGGAGTTGAAACGGGCGCAGGAGGAGACGCAGCAAGAAGAGGCAATCCAAATTCGCTCGGAACATCGGGTGGATCAATGTTCGCGTCAGGAAATCGGCCCGCGCAACCCGATCCCAGTCCCGGTGCAGGACGCCCCCGCCCTGCCGCGTCTGATTGTCGGCAGCCGTCTGGTGCTGCGCGACTGCATCCTTGACTGGATCGCCCTGCCCCGCAGCCTGCCCGCCTATGGCCGCCTGTCACGGCTGCTGACACTCGGCAAACGGCGGGCGGAGAAGGGCGAGTGTCATCTGGATCTGGAGGATGTGCTGGCCGCGGGCGAAGATATGATCTTCATCGCCCTGCCGCCCAAGGACCAGCCGCTTGCACAGGCCAGCCGGCCCCTGAAACGGATGGCGCGGCAGTTTCCCGGCCATGTCTATCTGGGGGCCGCACCACGCTATGATGGTAGTGATCAGATGTGGTTTGACCGCTGCGCCCGGCTGGCCCACCACTGCGCCACACCGATGGTGGCGGTGGGCGATGTGCTGATGCACCACGGGTCGCGGCGGCAGCTGGCCGATGTGCTGACCTGTATGCGCGAACATATCACCATTGATGAGATCGGCACCCGCGCCCTGCCCAACAGCGAACGCCGCCTGAAAGGGGCCGCTGATATGGCCCGCCTTTACCGCCGCCACCCGGCTGCGATCCGCCGCGCGGTGGAGATTGCCAACCGCTGCACCTTTGATCTGAGCGAACTGTCCTACAGCTACCCCGATGAGGTCAGCGACAGCGGTGAGGCGCCGCAGGACCGGCTGGCACGGCTGGCCACGGAAGGTCTGCAACGGCGCTACCCCACGGGCGTGCCGGATCATGTGACCGCCTTGAAAGACAAAGAGCTGCGCATGGTCGGCAAGTTGGGCTTTGCCGCCTATTTCCTGACCGTGCATGACATCGTCGCCTATGCCCGCAGCCTCGATATCCTTTGTCAGGGGCGTGGGTCAGCGGCGAACTCGGTCCTGTGTTACGCGCTGGGGATCACCGATGTGGGGCCTGACACGATCACCATGGTGTTTGAGCGGTTCATCTCGGAACATCGCGGGGAACCGCCGGATATTGACGTCGATTTCGAACATGAACGGCGTGAAGAGGTGATCCAGCACATCTATGAAAAATACGGCCGCGAACGGGCGGGCCTCTGTGCCACGGTGATCCATTTCCGGTCCCGCGCGGCGATCCGTGAGGTGGGCAAGGTCATGGGGCTCAGCCAGGATGTGACCGCAGGCCTGTCCAGCCAGATCTGGGGCATGTCCGGCAAGGGACCGGATCCGGACCGGATGCAGGAACTGGGGCTGGATCTGCAGGACCTGCGCCTGCGCCAGACCGTGCGGCTGATCGGCGAGGTCATCGGTTTCCCGCGCCACCTCAGCCAGCATGTCGGCGGTTTTGTCATCACCCGCGGGCGGCTGGATGAGCTGTGCCCGATCGAAAACGCCGCGATGGAGGATCGCACCTGTATCGAGTGGGACAAGGATGACATTGACGCGCTGGGGATCCTGAAAATCGACGTCCTGAGCCTGGGCATGCTGACCTGTATCCGCAAAAGCTTTGACCTGCTGCGCAGTCATGAAGGTCAGAAACTGGCAATAGCCTCGGTCCCGCAGGAGGATCCGGCGACCTATGACATGCTGTGCATTGCCGATGCCATTGGGGTGTTTCAGGTCGAAAGCCGGGCGCAGATGAATTTCCTGCCCCGGATGCGGCCGCGCACCTTCTATGATCTGGTGATTGAGGTGGCGATTGTGCGCCCCGGCCCGATCCAGGGCGACATGGTCCACCCCTATATCAACCGCCGTCAGGGGCGCGAGCAGGTCAGCTTCCCGTCTGAGGCCCTGCGCGAGGTTCTGGGCAAAACCCTTGGCGTGCCGCTGTTTCAGGAACAGGCGATGCAGATCGCCGTGGTGGCAGCAGGTTTCACCGCCGAAGAGGCCGACCGGTTGCGCCGATCGCTGGCCACCTTCCGGCGGATGGGCACCATTGGTACTTTTCGCGATCGCTTTGTGAACGGCATGCTGGAACGCGGCTATGAGGAGGCCTTTGCCCTGCAGTGTTTCGGCCAGATCGAAGGGTTTGGCGAATACGGTTTCCCCGAAAGCCACGCCGCCGCCTTTGCCATGCTGGCCTATGTCTCAGCCTGGTTGAAACGGCACCACCCGGCGATCTTTGCCTGCGCCCTGCTAAACTCCCAACCGATGGGGTTTTACGCCCCGGCCCAGATCGTGCGGGACGCGCGGGAACACCAGATTGAGGTGCGCCCGATCTGCGTCAACAATTCCGATTGGGACAACACGCTGGAACGCCGCCCCGATGGCGCGCTGGCATTGCGGCTGGGATTTCGCCAGATCAAAGGCCTGAAAGAAGAGGATGCCGGCTGGATCGTCGCCGCCCGCGGCAATGGCTACCCCGATCCCCAGAGTCTGTGGCTGCGCGCCGGCATCAAACCCGCCACCCTGGAACGTCTGGCTGAGGCCGATGGCTTTGCCGCGATGGGCCTCAACCGCCGCGATGCGCTGTGGCAGGTGAAAACCATCCGCTCGCCCGCCCCGCTGCCGCTGTTCAACGATCCCTTCGATGGGGAAGGCATCGTGGAGCCGCATGTGGAACTGCCGCAGATGCATCTGGGCGAAGAAGTGGTGGAGGATTACGTCACCACCCGCCTCAGCCTGAAGGCCCACCCGATGGAGCTGATCCGCCCCGATCTGCCCGGCCTGACGCTGCATTCCGACCTGCATCGCGCGCCTTTGGGCAAATGCACCGTCTGCGGGCTGGTCATCACCCGGCAACGGCCCGGCACCGCCTCTGGCGTGATTTTCCTGACGTTGGAGGATGAAACAGGCGTCAGCAACGTGATTGTCTGGCCCAAGATGTATGAACAGTTTCGCGCCGTTGTCATGGGCGGGCGATTGCTGCGGGTCAGCGGGCATTTGCAGCGCGAAGGCATTGTGACCCATCTGATTGCCCATCACATCAGCGATGAATCGCATCGGCTGACCGCCCTTGGCCATCCGCTAGCGCCCGACATTGGCGAAACGCTGCCACAGGCGGATGATGCGCCACGCCCCCCACGCCGCAGCGCAGGCAAACCGCCACGCTCCGGCGCCAGACACCCACGGGAACAGGCGAAACGGCTGTTTCCCAGCCGTGATTTCCATTGA
- a CDS encoding DNA polymerase Y family protein — protein sequence MQRRTVSLWFPRLASDRALRQHPLGCAQTTAEPPFALTLRESNTERLYCLSGQAQHLGLMQGMTLSDARALRPDLITRPATPELDQQFLRALARWAGRYCPWVGVEGRDGLVLDVSGSTHLFGGESEMLADMRMRLTRAGIAARIGLADSRGAAWALAHFDEGVAAPGDPMPALRPLPVAALRLDGPTCVALERLGLRTIGDLHDTPRAPLSRRFGNAVLMRLDQALGVQGEPLTPLPDPPRYGVRLTLPEPIGLSADVMAGLARLLEGLCGRLRAQDMGARVLQLTLRRVDQASQQVELRLARAMNDPAVILPLFERGVSAVEAGYGIDQLRLGAPRVEALPPAQIQSAIRQSEEEGVASLITKLGTRIGLENVQRFLPADSHIPERAHILAATAFSEPAEKWPRPAALPPRPLRLFAPEPIGGRATGPGREPPPQFRWRGMRLERVHVEGPERLTPEWWLPSEAWQNGVRDYWRVETRQGRRLWMYHTPQNPGWFVQGEFA from the coding sequence ATGCAACGTCGCACCGTGTCATTGTGGTTTCCAAGACTGGCGAGCGATCGCGCGCTGCGTCAGCATCCCTTGGGCTGCGCGCAGACCACGGCTGAGCCGCCCTTTGCCCTGACCCTGCGCGAAAGTAACACGGAACGGCTCTATTGTCTCAGCGGGCAGGCTCAGCATCTGGGGTTGATGCAGGGCATGACCCTGTCTGATGCCCGCGCCCTGCGTCCCGATCTGATCACCCGCCCCGCCACGCCCGAGCTGGACCAGCAGTTCCTGCGGGCGCTGGCCCGTTGGGCCGGGCGTTACTGCCCCTGGGTCGGGGTGGAGGGGCGCGATGGGCTGGTGCTGGATGTCAGCGGCTCCACCCATCTGTTTGGCGGCGAGAGTGAGATGCTAGCCGATATGCGGATGCGGCTGACCCGTGCGGGCATTGCGGCCCGGATCGGGTTGGCCGACAGCCGTGGCGCCGCCTGGGCGCTGGCACATTTTGACGAAGGGGTGGCTGCGCCCGGCGATCCCATGCCCGCGCTGCGACCACTGCCGGTGGCGGCGCTGCGGCTGGACGGGCCAACCTGCGTGGCGCTGGAACGGCTGGGGCTGCGCACCATCGGCGATCTGCATGACACGCCGCGTGCGCCGCTCAGCCGCCGTTTTGGCAACGCGGTGCTGATGCGGCTGGATCAGGCGCTTGGGGTGCAGGGCGAACCGCTGACCCCGCTGCCGGACCCGCCGCGCTACGGCGTACGGCTGACCCTGCCCGAACCTATTGGCCTCAGCGCCGATGTGATGGCGGGGCTGGCACGGCTGCTGGAGGGTCTGTGCGGGCGGCTGCGCGCGCAGGATATGGGCGCGCGGGTGTTACAGCTGACACTGCGGCGGGTGGATCAGGCCAGCCAGCAGGTTGAGCTGCGGCTGGCCCGCGCGATGAACGACCCCGCCGTGATCCTGCCGCTGTTTGAACGCGGCGTCAGCGCGGTTGAGGCGGGCTATGGCATTGACCAGCTGCGCCTTGGCGCCCCACGGGTCGAAGCGCTGCCCCCCGCCCAGATCCAAAGCGCCATCCGCCAGAGCGAAGAGGAAGGCGTGGCCAGCCTGATCACCAAACTGGGCACCCGGATTGGGCTGGAAAACGTGCAGCGGTTCCTGCCCGCCGACAGCCATATTCCCGAACGCGCCCATATTCTGGCCGCCACCGCCTTTAGTGAGCCGGCCGAAAAATGGCCCCGCCCCGCCGCCCTGCCGCCACGCCCCCTACGTCTGTTTGCACCAGAACCGATTGGTGGCCGTGCCACCGGACCAGGGCGCGAACCACCGCCCCAATTTCGCTGGCGGGGCATGCGGTTGGAGCGGGTACATGTGGAAGGGCCGGAACGGCTGACGCCGGAATGGTGGCTGCCGTCTGAGGCCTGGCAAAACGGCGTGCGTGATTACTGGCGGGTGGAAACCAGGCAGGGCCGGCGGCTGTGGATGTATCACACACCGCAGAACCCCGGCTGGTTTGTGCAGGGGGAGTTTGCATGA
- a CDS encoding HAD-IA family hydrolase, which produces MFDCIIFDMDGTLVDSETLCNRAYLTLLPQLSLTEDEMVARFRGRRFSTILAELEQMIGAPLPEGFAERYRAEVKLLFYQSLAAFPGVHEALAQLDVPLCIASSGPQAKIRAALEITGLAPFFGGRIYSAYDIQSWKPDPDLFLHAAQAMGARPEASLVVEDSEVGVAAAQAAGMRCALHDPHGLHLPKVARFERYQAFPGLVRQLAGAAISS; this is translated from the coding sequence ATGTTTGATTGCATTATATTTGATATGGACGGCACGCTTGTGGACAGTGAAACACTGTGTAACAGGGCCTACCTTACCCTGCTGCCGCAGCTGTCCCTCACCGAGGATGAGATGGTGGCGCGTTTTCGTGGCCGTCGGTTTTCCACCATTCTGGCAGAACTGGAACAGATGATTGGCGCACCGCTGCCCGAAGGGTTTGCGGAGCGTTACAGGGCCGAGGTGAAGCTGCTGTTTTACCAATCGCTGGCCGCCTTTCCCGGCGTGCATGAGGCGTTGGCGCAGCTTGACGTGCCGCTTTGCATCGCATCAAGCGGGCCACAGGCCAAGATCCGCGCCGCGCTGGAAATCACGGGGCTTGCGCCGTTCTTTGGCGGGCGGATCTACAGCGCTTATGACATCCAAAGCTGGAAACCTGACCCGGATCTGTTTCTGCATGCGGCACAGGCAATGGGCGCCCGGCCTGAGGCCTCTTTGGTGGTGGAGGATAGCGAGGTCGGCGTCGCCGCCGCACAGGCTGCCGGGATGCGCTGTGCCTTGCATGATCCACATGGCCTGCACCTGCCCAAGGTCGCGCGGTTTGAACGCTATCAGGCCTTCCCGGGTCTGGTCCGCCAGCTTGCGGGCGCGGCTATTTCCAGCTGA